In a single window of the Drosophila miranda strain MSH22 chromosome XL, D.miranda_PacBio2.1, whole genome shotgun sequence genome:
- the LOC108164890 gene encoding potassium voltage-gated channel protein eag isoform X6, whose protein sequence is MPGGRRGLVAPQNTFLENIIRRSNSQPDSSFLLANAQIVDFPIVYCNESFCKISGYNRAEVMQKSCRYVCGFMYGELTDKETVGRLEYTLENQQQDQFEILLYKKNNVQCGCALSQFGKAQTQETPLWLLLQVAPIRNERDLVVLFLLTFRDITALKQPIDSEDTKGGLSKFAKLARSVTRSRQFSAHLPTLKDPTKQSNLAHMMSLSADIMPQYRQEAPKTPPHILLHYCAFKAIWDWVILCLTFYTAIMVPYNVAFKNKTSEDVSLLVVDSIVDVIFFIDIVLNFHTTFVGPGGEVVSDPKVIRMNYLKSWFIIDLLSCLPYDVFNAFDRDEDGIGSLFSALKVVRLLRLGRVVRKLDRYLEYGAAMLILLLCFYMLVAHWLACIWYSIGRSDADNGIQYSWLWKLANVTQSPYSYIWSNDTGPELVNGPSRKSMYVTALYFTMTCMTSVGFGNVAAETDNEKVFTICMMIIAALLYATIFGHVTTIIQQMTSATAKYHDMLNNVREFMKLHEVPKALSERVMDYVVSTWAMTKGLDTEKVLNYCPKDMKADICVHLNRKVFNEHPAFRLASDGCLRALAMHFMMSHSAPGDLLYHTGESIDSLCFIVTGSLEVIQDDEVVAILGKGDVFGDQFWKDSAVGQSAANVRALTYCDLHAIKRDKLLEVLDFYSAFANSFARNLVLTYNLRHRLIFRKVADVKREKELAERRKNEPQLPQNQDHLVRKIFSKFRRTPQVQAGSKDLVGGGTGSGQSDVEKGDGEVERVKKLPAKLTLTEDSRILTTAAVPSPSPSPSPSSGPPSARSTRASKWGRLLGSSSVDSASDTSAKVAVSRSLSARESLRESTAQARQSSTSSSNGGQGNKHLQLSKVFPKAPKLQASQATLARQDTIDEGGEVDSSPPSRDSRIVIDGGAASVTVGATAAGTAAAAAAAAASGGAAVTGPGSSGSGGGAGAVTALVKGERNLALERERQIEMASSRATTSDTYDTGLRETPPTLAQRDLIATVLDMKVDVRLELQRMQQRIGRIEDLLGELVKRLGPQQGGDNSSGQTTPGDEICAGCGASGVAAGPGAGPGPGPGTGPGPGTPTTPATVTVTTPVDTVITISSPTSAAARGAGAGAGSGLLNPGVPVVSSAGGNGLGPLMLKKRRSKSRKAPAPPKQTLALAGAASTTTTLTGAAGSGTTSVAASASPAAAAGAGSPSGASPTELLHLRLLEEDFTAAQLPPSTPTATTPTSLATPPGSGTPAAGSATTSPTGPPPTLPTTTGSSGPRSGKREFL, encoded by the exons CGGACAGCTCGTTTCTTTTGGCCAACGCACAAATCGTCGATTTTCCGATCGTCTACTGCAATGAGTCCTTCTGCAAGATCAGCGGCTACAACCGGGCCGAGGTCATGCAGAAGTCGTGCAGGTATGT ATGCGGCTTCATGTACGGCGAGCTGACAGACAAGGAGACGGTGGGACGGCTGGAGTACACGCTGGAGAACCAGCAGCAGGATCAATTCGAAATATTGCTCTACAAGAAAAACA ATGTGCAGTGTGGCTGCGCCCTCTCCCAATTTGGCAAGGCGCAAACACAAG AGACCCCActatggctgctgctgcaggttGCGCCCATACGGAACGAAAGGGATCTGGTTGTGCTGTTCCTGTTGACGTTCCGGGATATAACGGCCCTCAAGCAGCCCATCGACAGCGAGGACACCAAGGGAG GTCTCTCGAAGTTCGCCAAGTTGGCCCGCTCGGTGACGCGGAGCCGCCAGTTCAGCGCCCATCTGCCCACGCTGAAGGACCCCACGAAGCAGTCCAACCTGGCGCAT ATGATGTCACTGAGCGCGGATATTATGCCACAGTACCGACAGGAAGCGCCGAAGACGCCGCCACACATACTCTTGCATTATTGTGCATTTAAAGCAATTTGGGACTGGGTGATATTGTGTTTAACATTTTATACCGCCATCATG GTGCCATACAATGTAGCGTTTAAAAATAAAACCTCAGAGGATGTTTCCCTTCTCGTGGTCGATTCCATAGTCGATGTTATATTCTTTATAGATATTG TTTTAAACTTCCACACCACGTTTGTGGGCCCGGGCGGAGAGGTGGTCAGCGATCCGAAGGTGATACGGATGAACTACCTCAAGTCGTGGTTCATCATCGACCTGCTCAGCTGCCTGCCATATGATGTCTTCAATGCGTTCGACCGGGACGAGGACGGCATCGGGTCCCTGTTCAGTGCCCTCAAGGTGGTGCGCCTCCTGCGGCTGGGTCGGGTTGTGCGGAAGCTGGACCGCTACCTGGAGTACGGGGCTGCCATGCTGATCTTGTTGCTCTGCTTCTACATGCTGGTGGCGCACTGGCTGGCCTGTATTTGGTACTCGATTGGGCGCAGCGATGCGGACAATGGG ATCCAATACAGCTGGCTGTGGAAGCTGGCGAATGTCACGCAATCTCCGTACTCTTACATCTGGAGCAATGACACGGGGCCGGAGCTGGTGAACGGGCCGTCGAGGAAGAGCATGTATGTGACGGCCCTGTACTTCACCATGACCTGCATGACCTCG GTTGGCTTTGGCAATGTCGCCGCGGAGACAGACAACGAGAAGGTGTTCACCATCTGCATGATGATCATTGCAG CTCTGCTGTATGCCACAATCTTTGGTCATGTGACCACCATCATACAGCAGATGACCTCAGCGACGGCCAAGTACCACGACATGCTCAACAACGTGAGGGAGTTCATGAAGCTGCACGAGGTGCCCAAGGCCCTCAGTGAGCGCGTGATGGACTATGTGGTCTCTACGTGGGCCATGACCAAGGGTCTGGACACCGAGAAG GTACTAAACTATTGTCCGAAAGATATGAAGGCTGACATATGTGTTCATCTAAATCGCAAAGTATTTAACGAGCATCCGGCATTTCGTCTGGCCTCGGATGGTTGTCTCCGCGCTTTAGCGATGCACTTCATGATGTCCCATTCGGCGCCCGGAGATCTGCTCTACCACACCGGCGAGAGCATCGACAGTCTCTGCTTCATTGTGACAGGAAGCCTGGAGGTGATACAGGACGATGAGGTTGTGGCAATACTGG GCAAAGGCGACGTCTTCGGCGATCAATTCTGGAAGGACTCGGCCGTTGGCCAGAGCGCGGCCAATGTGCGCGCTCTGACCTATTGTGATTTGCATGCCATCAAACGTGATAAATTGCTCGAAGTCCTCGATTTCTATTCGGCATTTGCGAATAGCTTTGCACGCAATCTGGTGCTCACCTACAATCTCAGACATCGACTGATTTTTCGCAAGGTGGCCGATGTGAAGCGCGAAAAAGAATTGGCCGAACGGCGTAAGAACGAGCCGCAATTGCCCCAGAATCAGGACCATCTCGTTCGCAAGATCTTCTCCAAGTTCCGGCGCACCCCCCAGGTGCAAGCCGGCAGCAAAGACCTCGTCGGTGGCGGCACGGGCTCTGGTCAGAGCGATGTCGAGAAAGGCGACGGCGAGGTGGAACGCGTTAAG AAGCTACCAGCCAAATTGACATTAACCGAGGACTCACGCATCCTAACGACCGCCGCCGTACCATCACCATCGCCATCACCCTCGCCCTCATCGGGTCCACCATCTGCGCGGAGTACCCGTGCCAGCAAGTGGGGACGCCTTCTGGGCAGTTCAAGCGTCGATTCAGCTAGCGACACTAGCGCCAAGGTAGCCGTCTCGAGAAGTTTGAGCGCCCGCGAGAGTCTCCGTGAGAGCACTGCCCAGGCGCGGCAGAGTAGTACTTCGAGTAGCAATGGTGGACAAGGCAACAAA CATTTACAATTAAGCAAA GTTTTCCCAAAGGCGCCCAAGCTGCAGGCGAGCCAGGCGACGCTCGCCCGCCAGGATACCATCGACGAGGGCGGCGAGGTGGACTCCTCTCCACCCAGTCGCGACAGCCGTATAGTCATCGATGGAGGGGCGGCCTCGGTTACCGTTGGAGCCACTGCAGCAGggacggcagcggcagcagcagcagcggcagcgtcAGGAGGTGCGGCAGTCACAGGCCCGGGCTCATCTGGTTCTGGAGGAGGGGCCGGAGCAGTGACGGCGCTGGTGAAGGGAGAGCGCAACCTGGCCCTGGAGCGAGAACGCCAGATTGAGATGGCCAGCTCGCGGGCCACCACCTCGGACACGTACGACACGGGCCTGCGCGAGACGCCGCCCACGCTGGCGCAGCGAGATCTCATCGCCACCGTCCTGGACATGAAGGTGGACGTGCGGCTGGAGCTGCAGCGCATGCAGCAGCGGATAGGCCGCATCGAGGACCTGCTGGGCGAGCTGGTGAAGCGGCTCGGACCGCAGCAGGGGGGGGACAACAGCAGCGGCCAGACGACGCCCGGCGACGAGATCTGTGCGGGCTGCGGCGCGAGCGGCGTCGCGGCAGGTCCAGGAGCAGGACCAGGGCCAGGACCGGGGACAGGGCCTGGGCCGGGCACGCCCACGACCCCGGCCACAGTGACGGTCACCACGCCCGTAGACACTGTGATAACCATCTCATCCCCCACGTCAGCAGCGGCACgaggggctggggctggcgCTGGCAGCGGTCTACTAAATCCAGGCGTCCCAGTTGTGTCGAGCGCGGGAGGCAACGGCCTGGGGCCACTGATGCTCAAGAAGCGACGCTCGAAGAGCAGGAAAGCACCGGCGCCTCCTAAGCAGACACTCGCCTTGGCCGGCGCGGCCTCAACGACCACAACTCTGACGGGCGCCGCTGGATCTGGTACGACGAGCGTGGCAGCGTCAGCGTCAcctgcagcggcagcagggGCAGGCTCTCCCAGCGGTGCTTCTCCAACGGAACTGCTGCACCTGCGGCTGCTCGAGGAGGACTTTACGGCGGCCCAGCTGCCGCCCTCGACACCAACAGCCACGACCCCGACATCATTGGCCACGCCTCCCGGCAGCGGCACGCCAGCGGCGGGTAGTGCCACCACCTCGCCCACGGGCCCGCCACCCACGCTACCAACGACCACAGGCAGCAGCGGTCCAAGGAGCGGCAAACGGGAGTTCCTCTAG
- the LOC108164890 gene encoding potassium voltage-gated channel protein eag isoform X2, whose translation MPGGRRGLVAPQNTFLENIIRRSNSQPDSSFLLANAQIVDFPIVYCNESFCKISGYNRAEVMQKSCRYVCGFMYGELTDKETVGRLEYTLENQQQDQFEILLYKKNNVQCGCALSQFGKAQTQETPLWLLLQVAPIRNERDLVVLFLLTFRDITALKQPIDSEDTKGAVNLFLPVLGLSKFAKLARSVTRSRQFSAHLPTLKDPTKQSNLAHMMSLSADIMPQYRQEAPKTPPHILLHYCAFKAIWDWVILCLTFYTAIMVPYNVAFKNKTSEDVSLLVVDSIVDVIFFIDIVLNFHTTFVGPGGEVVSDPKVIRMNYLKSWFIIDLLSCLPYDVFNAFDRDEDGIGSLFSALKVVRLLRLGRVVRKLDRYLEYGAAMLILLLCFYMLVAHWLACIWYSIGRSDADNGIQYSWLWKLANVTQSPYSYIWSNDTGPELVNGPSRKSMYVTALYFTMTCMTSVGFGNVAAETDNEKVFTICMMIIAALLYATIFGHVTTIIQQMTSATAKYHDMLNNVREFMKLHEVPKALSERVMDYVVSTWAMTKGLDTEKVLNYCPKDMKADICVHLNRKVFNEHPAFRLASDGCLRALAMHFMMSHSAPGDLLYHTGESIDSLCFIVTGSLEVIQDDEVVAILGKGDVFGDQFWKDSAVGQSAANVRALTYCDLHAIKRDKLLEVLDFYSAFANSFARNLVLTYNLRHRLIFRKVADVKREKELAERRKNEPQLPQNQDHLVRKIFSKFRRTPQVQAGSKDLVGGGTGSGQSDVEKGDGEVERVKLPAKLTLTEDSRILTTAAVPSPSPSPSPSSGPPSARSTRASKWGRLLGSSSVDSASDTSAKVAVSRSLSARESLRESTAQARQSSTSSSNGGQGNKHLQLSKVFPKAPKLQASQATLARQDTIDEGGEVDSSPPSRDSRIVIDGGAASVTVGATAAGTAAAAAAAAASGGAAVTGPGSSGSGGGAGAVTALVKGERNLALERERQIEMASSRATTSDTYDTGLRETPPTLAQRDLIATVLDMKVDVRLELQRMQQRIGRIEDLLGELVKRLGPQQGGDNSSGQTTPGDEICAGCGASGVAAGPGAGPGPGPGTGPGPGTPTTPATVTVTTPVDTVITISSPTSAAARGAGAGAGSGLLNPGVPVVSSAGGNGLGPLMLKKRRSKSRKAPAPPKQTLALAGAASTTTTLTGAAGSGTTSVAASASPAAAAGAGSPSGASPTELLHLRLLEEDFTAAQLPPSTPTATTPTSLATPPGSGTPAAGSATTSPTGPPPTLPTTTGSSGPRSGKREFL comes from the exons CGGACAGCTCGTTTCTTTTGGCCAACGCACAAATCGTCGATTTTCCGATCGTCTACTGCAATGAGTCCTTCTGCAAGATCAGCGGCTACAACCGGGCCGAGGTCATGCAGAAGTCGTGCAGGTATGT ATGCGGCTTCATGTACGGCGAGCTGACAGACAAGGAGACGGTGGGACGGCTGGAGTACACGCTGGAGAACCAGCAGCAGGATCAATTCGAAATATTGCTCTACAAGAAAAACA ATGTGCAGTGTGGCTGCGCCCTCTCCCAATTTGGCAAGGCGCAAACACAAG AGACCCCActatggctgctgctgcaggttGCGCCCATACGGAACGAAAGGGATCTGGTTGTGCTGTTCCTGTTGACGTTCCGGGATATAACGGCCCTCAAGCAGCCCATCGACAGCGAGGACACCAAGGGAG CGGTTAATCTATTTTTACCAGTTTTAGGTCTCTCGAAGTTCGCCAAGTTGGCCCGCTCGGTGACGCGGAGCCGCCAGTTCAGCGCCCATCTGCCCACGCTGAAGGACCCCACGAAGCAGTCCAACCTGGCGCAT ATGATGTCACTGAGCGCGGATATTATGCCACAGTACCGACAGGAAGCGCCGAAGACGCCGCCACACATACTCTTGCATTATTGTGCATTTAAAGCAATTTGGGACTGGGTGATATTGTGTTTAACATTTTATACCGCCATCATG GTGCCATACAATGTAGCGTTTAAAAATAAAACCTCAGAGGATGTTTCCCTTCTCGTGGTCGATTCCATAGTCGATGTTATATTCTTTATAGATATTG TTTTAAACTTCCACACCACGTTTGTGGGCCCGGGCGGAGAGGTGGTCAGCGATCCGAAGGTGATACGGATGAACTACCTCAAGTCGTGGTTCATCATCGACCTGCTCAGCTGCCTGCCATATGATGTCTTCAATGCGTTCGACCGGGACGAGGACGGCATCGGGTCCCTGTTCAGTGCCCTCAAGGTGGTGCGCCTCCTGCGGCTGGGTCGGGTTGTGCGGAAGCTGGACCGCTACCTGGAGTACGGGGCTGCCATGCTGATCTTGTTGCTCTGCTTCTACATGCTGGTGGCGCACTGGCTGGCCTGTATTTGGTACTCGATTGGGCGCAGCGATGCGGACAATGGG ATCCAATACAGCTGGCTGTGGAAGCTGGCGAATGTCACGCAATCTCCGTACTCTTACATCTGGAGCAATGACACGGGGCCGGAGCTGGTGAACGGGCCGTCGAGGAAGAGCATGTATGTGACGGCCCTGTACTTCACCATGACCTGCATGACCTCG GTTGGCTTTGGCAATGTCGCCGCGGAGACAGACAACGAGAAGGTGTTCACCATCTGCATGATGATCATTGCAG CTCTGCTGTATGCCACAATCTTTGGTCATGTGACCACCATCATACAGCAGATGACCTCAGCGACGGCCAAGTACCACGACATGCTCAACAACGTGAGGGAGTTCATGAAGCTGCACGAGGTGCCCAAGGCCCTCAGTGAGCGCGTGATGGACTATGTGGTCTCTACGTGGGCCATGACCAAGGGTCTGGACACCGAGAAG GTACTAAACTATTGTCCGAAAGATATGAAGGCTGACATATGTGTTCATCTAAATCGCAAAGTATTTAACGAGCATCCGGCATTTCGTCTGGCCTCGGATGGTTGTCTCCGCGCTTTAGCGATGCACTTCATGATGTCCCATTCGGCGCCCGGAGATCTGCTCTACCACACCGGCGAGAGCATCGACAGTCTCTGCTTCATTGTGACAGGAAGCCTGGAGGTGATACAGGACGATGAGGTTGTGGCAATACTGG GCAAAGGCGACGTCTTCGGCGATCAATTCTGGAAGGACTCGGCCGTTGGCCAGAGCGCGGCCAATGTGCGCGCTCTGACCTATTGTGATTTGCATGCCATCAAACGTGATAAATTGCTCGAAGTCCTCGATTTCTATTCGGCATTTGCGAATAGCTTTGCACGCAATCTGGTGCTCACCTACAATCTCAGACATCGACTGATTTTTCGCAAGGTGGCCGATGTGAAGCGCGAAAAAGAATTGGCCGAACGGCGTAAGAACGAGCCGCAATTGCCCCAGAATCAGGACCATCTCGTTCGCAAGATCTTCTCCAAGTTCCGGCGCACCCCCCAGGTGCAAGCCGGCAGCAAAGACCTCGTCGGTGGCGGCACGGGCTCTGGTCAGAGCGATGTCGAGAAAGGCGACGGCGAGGTGGAACGCGTTAAG CTACCAGCCAAATTGACATTAACCGAGGACTCACGCATCCTAACGACCGCCGCCGTACCATCACCATCGCCATCACCCTCGCCCTCATCGGGTCCACCATCTGCGCGGAGTACCCGTGCCAGCAAGTGGGGACGCCTTCTGGGCAGTTCAAGCGTCGATTCAGCTAGCGACACTAGCGCCAAGGTAGCCGTCTCGAGAAGTTTGAGCGCCCGCGAGAGTCTCCGTGAGAGCACTGCCCAGGCGCGGCAGAGTAGTACTTCGAGTAGCAATGGTGGACAAGGCAACAAA CATTTACAATTAAGCAAA GTTTTCCCAAAGGCGCCCAAGCTGCAGGCGAGCCAGGCGACGCTCGCCCGCCAGGATACCATCGACGAGGGCGGCGAGGTGGACTCCTCTCCACCCAGTCGCGACAGCCGTATAGTCATCGATGGAGGGGCGGCCTCGGTTACCGTTGGAGCCACTGCAGCAGggacggcagcggcagcagcagcagcggcagcgtcAGGAGGTGCGGCAGTCACAGGCCCGGGCTCATCTGGTTCTGGAGGAGGGGCCGGAGCAGTGACGGCGCTGGTGAAGGGAGAGCGCAACCTGGCCCTGGAGCGAGAACGCCAGATTGAGATGGCCAGCTCGCGGGCCACCACCTCGGACACGTACGACACGGGCCTGCGCGAGACGCCGCCCACGCTGGCGCAGCGAGATCTCATCGCCACCGTCCTGGACATGAAGGTGGACGTGCGGCTGGAGCTGCAGCGCATGCAGCAGCGGATAGGCCGCATCGAGGACCTGCTGGGCGAGCTGGTGAAGCGGCTCGGACCGCAGCAGGGGGGGGACAACAGCAGCGGCCAGACGACGCCCGGCGACGAGATCTGTGCGGGCTGCGGCGCGAGCGGCGTCGCGGCAGGTCCAGGAGCAGGACCAGGGCCAGGACCGGGGACAGGGCCTGGGCCGGGCACGCCCACGACCCCGGCCACAGTGACGGTCACCACGCCCGTAGACACTGTGATAACCATCTCATCCCCCACGTCAGCAGCGGCACgaggggctggggctggcgCTGGCAGCGGTCTACTAAATCCAGGCGTCCCAGTTGTGTCGAGCGCGGGAGGCAACGGCCTGGGGCCACTGATGCTCAAGAAGCGACGCTCGAAGAGCAGGAAAGCACCGGCGCCTCCTAAGCAGACACTCGCCTTGGCCGGCGCGGCCTCAACGACCACAACTCTGACGGGCGCCGCTGGATCTGGTACGACGAGCGTGGCAGCGTCAGCGTCAcctgcagcggcagcagggGCAGGCTCTCCCAGCGGTGCTTCTCCAACGGAACTGCTGCACCTGCGGCTGCTCGAGGAGGACTTTACGGCGGCCCAGCTGCCGCCCTCGACACCAACAGCCACGACCCCGACATCATTGGCCACGCCTCCCGGCAGCGGCACGCCAGCGGCGGGTAGTGCCACCACCTCGCCCACGGGCCCGCCACCCACGCTACCAACGACCACAGGCAGCAGCGGTCCAAGGAGCGGCAAACGGGAGTTCCTCTAG